The nucleotide window CTGAACAGTGCTTCCTGCTTTCATTTTACTGCTCAGATTGTTTATGTTTCTTAGAAGGGTAGCCTGAGCTCTCTGGGCAATTAAAAGTTTTTCTTCACTTTCGCTGCACTGACATTCCGGAAGCATCTGATTTATTCCCTCTGCAATTTCATTCATCATGATGTACTGCATTCCGTAGTCAAACTTTTTCTTGCCGCAGATTATTTCCCATAGTTCATTTGGTATTTCAATTTTTGCAGTATTGATTATTCTGTTTGCCAGACTTACATTTGAAATGATTCTGCTGTAACGGTGGGTGTGAATCTGTGAAACAATTATGGAATATACAGACGGTATTGCCATGATAAAGACAAGTACCAGATAAGAGAGCTGGAGCGTGCGTTTTAAAATCCGTTTTTTCAATTAGTAGCCTCTCGGTGTATACTTTGAAAAATCATCATCTTCAGTAAAGACGGTTTCTTCAATATATGTTGTCCGGGGAATTTTTTTCTGTTCTGCAATCTGCTTTACAAGTTCCATGAGAATCGGTCCAAGATTTGGATTGCATTCCACTACACAGTTCAGCCGGCCTTCTTTAAGTGCGTCTATGCTTTTCTGTTCTGCATCGACAGAAATGATGACGGTACTTTCTGTATTTATTCCGTAAGCACCTATGGTTTCTAAAAGCCCCAGCGTCATTGAATCGTTATGGGAATAAATTGCATCAATTTTTTTATTGTTGTAATACAGTCCGTCAGTGCGGAACTGTCCGTTAAGAACTGAAGTTCTGATGAGGTTTTCTGTAATCTCTGCTCCCCTGGAACGTAAAAAATCTCCGTCAATTGTTGCAGTTATTTTAAATTCCGGATTGTTTTTCATTACATTGCGGAAACCTTCAGCTCTTTCTATTACTACTGAAGAGTGATGGGTTCCTGAAAGTTCCAGAATGTTGATTTCTTTTTTAGGAGTTATTTTTGAACCTGTCCGTCCTGAATTGTCATAATGAGGTTTTGAGAATTTTCTGCATAGAAATTCTGCGGCTTTTTTTCCTTCCTCGATTCCATTTTCTCCGATAAAACCTGCGTAGAGTGAAGGATCTGATTTTATCTGCCGGTCTACAAGTATTACGGGAATGCCTGCATCTTTTGCTTCCTGCAGGACATTGTCCCATCCGTCTTCTATTATTGGAACAAAAGCAATAACGTCTACCTGACATACGATAAAGGAGCGTATGGCTTTTAACTGATTTTCCTGTTTCTGCTGAGCATCTTTAAAGATAATCTGTATTCCGTTTTTTTCTGCTGCTTCAAAAATTGATTCTGTATTTCTGCTTCTCCAGGCACTTTCTGAACCTATCTGTGAAAATCCAAGAATGAGTTTTTCATTTTTTGAGCTTTCTTTTGATTTTAATGAAAAGGTTTTCTTAAGGAAGAAAAGTCTTGAAGCTGCCAGAAGAACTGCTGCAGTGATGAAAATAATGATGATTTTTTTAGGAATACGTTTCATGATTAAGTAATATTTTACAATTAAAAATTGATGTTTTTCAATGATAGTTTTATTAAATAATAAGGGGATGACCAATAAGTTTAAAAAGTGTCATTTTCGGGCTGTCAACAACTTTTTATAAGTGTCATTTTCGGGCGCGACCCGAAAATCACCCTGCATGAGATTGCCGCATCAAGTGCGGCAATGACAGGGTGTCGAGTGCGGCAATGACAGGGTGTCGAGCACGGCAATGACAGGGTGGCGAGCACGACAATGACTCATACTTTTTGGACATCCCCTTTTATCTTATAATTCCTGGAAAAGATGAAGCACTTTGTCAGGACATGCTTTTATACATTCTCCGCAGCTGGTACATTTTGCATAATCAACTGCCGGTATTCCTGAAGAAAGATCAATGCACTGTTCCGGACATTTTCTTGCACACATTCCGCATTTGAAACATCCGCTGGTACAGTCTTTTCTGATCTGAGGTTTGTTGTCAGACTTGCAGGAACACATGGCAATGCTTCCTTTTGTATCTGCATTCATAAGAATGAACAGATGCTTAGGGCAGGTTTTAACACATTTACCGCAGCCTGTACATTTACTTCTGTCAACAACAGGAAGTCCTTCAGGACCCATGGAAAGAGCACCAAACTGGCAGGCTTCCACACAGTCTCCAAGACCGATGCAGCCGAAAGCACATTTTTTTGTTCCGTGAGCAGAAAGTTCTGCGGCCTTACAGGTCTGGACTCCTTCATAAATGCATTTGTCCAGGGCACATTCCTTTGTTCCGTGACAGGCAAGGAAAGCAACCTTAGGATTAAGAGAACCGCCTTCAACTCCCATGATTTTTGAAAGCGCTGCAGCACAGGCAGCTCCACCGGCTACACAGCCTGTAACCGGTGCTTCTCCTTTTGCAACTGCAGCAGCAAATGCATCACATCCGGCATATCCGCAGCCTCCGCAGTTTCCTCCGGAAAGCTGAGCACGTATTTCTTCAATTTTAGGATCTACTTTAACTGCGAAGATTTTTTTGAAAAGTCCAAGCAGCATGCCTAAGATAAACCCAATGAATAATGCAACTAAAATTGTATAGATGATTGTATTCATTTTAACCTCGAAACTCCTGACTATTTTATCAATCCCTTGAATCCAAGGAATGCCAGAGAAAGAAGACCGGCTGCAATGTAAAGGATTGGAGTTCCCTTAAAGCTTGCAGGAATTCTTGCAGTTTTAATACGGCTTCTTACTCCGCTCATGATTACCATACTCAGAAGGAATCCTGCTGCAGCACCCAAAGCATAAATGATGCTCTGTCCGTAATTGTAGTTTTTTCCGATGCAGTTGATTGTAACTCCAAGTACGGCACAGTTGGTTGTAATGAGGGCAAGATAAACTCCCATGGAACTGTAAAGTCCAGGTGCTGACTTCTTAAGATAGAATTCTACAAGCTGAACAAGGGAGGCAATTACAAGAATGAAAAACAGTGTCTGAAGAAATTCCAGCCCCAGGGGAATCATTACGAATTTATACAGAGGCCACGTAACTGCCGTTGCAAGAATGATTACGAAAGTCGTTGCAAGACCCATGCCTGTTGCTTTTCCAGTTTCAGAAGTCATTCCGATAAAAGGACAGATTGCAAGATACTGAATGAAAACAACATTATCTACAATTGCTGATTTTATAAAAAGCTGAATCATATCGCTCATTTAGAAGCCCCCTTTGCAGCCCTGTGGTTTTTTAATCCCTGAACAAGTGCTCCTAAAAATCCGAAGGCAAGAAAGCCGCCCGGTGCACTGTTGAAAATTCCAAAGCGGAAATTTTCCGGTATGAGGGTAACCATGTACGGTGTTCCGGAAAGAAGCGTTCCTCCGCCCAGAAGTTCCCTGAGGAAAGAGATGATGAGAAGAACGAAGGTGTAACCCAGACCCATTCCAAGGGCATCAAGAATAGAATCACCTGTTGAATTTTTTGAAGCAAAAGATTCAACACGTCCCATAATGATGCAGTTTACGACTATGAGCGGAAGGAAAACTCCCAGTGCGTCATAGAGACTTTCCATATATGCATTAAGCACGAGCTGAACTATTGTAGTAAAGGCTGCAATGATGATGATGAAAACAGGAAGTCTTATTGAAGACGGAATGTTTTTTCTCAGAATGCTTATTACGATTTCACTCATAAGGAGTACGAACAGCATTCCCATTCCCATTCCAAGTCCGTTGAAAATACTTGTGGTTACGCCAAGAGAAGAGCAAAGTCCTATGTTAAGGACGAGAAGCGGATTTTCTTTTACAAATCCGTTGGTAAGTATCTGTATTTTTCTGTTCATTTTGCAAACTCCTTGAGAAGACATGCACTTCCTTCTGACAGAAGTGTACCGATTCCGGCACTTGTAATTGTTGCACCGCTTATAGCTTCAAAAGTTTCGTTGACGGTAAAGCCGTCATTTACATTCATGCCTTCAAACTGTCCGTAAAAAGTGAGACCGCTTTTACTCAGTGTATAAGTCGGATCATTTGCTTTAAGACCGAATCCCGGAGAATCCGTAAGCTTCAGGAATTTAATTCCCTGTATCGTTCCGTCTTTTCTTATTCCTGCAAAAATTGTTGCAGTGTCATAGGTTGGTCCTGAAACCTGAACTGCACCGCCCTCGATTACTCCGTCTTTTTTTGCCAGGTAAACGCTTTCGATTTTAATAGTTCCCCGGGCAGACTGCTCGAAATCCTTTACTTCCTCAAAGACATATCCGTCATCAGGAAAGAATTCCTTCATTGCCGAATTAATTTTTTCAATCTGATTCTGCTTGATTTTTGGTGCGGTAAAATTATTGACCAGTGCAAGAACAAAGCAGGAAACTGATGCGTATACAGCAAGAATGAGTCCGAGCTTTACCATAGAAAAAATACCGTTTTTTTCTTTCATTTTACTTCTTCCTCCCTTGCACTTGTAAGATCAAAAGTCTGTACGATTTTTTTTGGTTCAGGAAGCCTGTGGCCTTTTTTTCCGTAGCCGTACATTCTTTGTGTCAGGTTATTGAGGAACGGTGCTACTGCATTCATGATGAGTATGCTGAACATTACTCCTTCCGGATATCCTCCGAAGTTTCTTATGAGGAAGGTTATTAGTCCGCATCCGAAACCGAATACGAGACGTCCCGGTTTTGTAACTGGTGTCGTTGCATAGTCTGTTACCATGAAGACTGCACCGAAAACAAGACCTCCGGTAAGAAGGGCAGTGAGGGTATCTTTTGCTCCTGCCATGAAACTTGCGGCTGAGGCTGAAGAATAAATGAAGGTTGAAAGGGCTGCAGTAGCAATCATTGCAAGAGGAGCCCTCCAGTCGATTATTCGTGTAATCAGAAGAAAGAGGAAGGATGCAAGTAAAAGCATTACAGAGGTTTCTCCGATACAGCCGGCTTTTGTTCCGATAAAGAAATCAAGCCAGTCGCTTTTTGAAGGAACAAGGGCTCCTGACTTTATCTGTGAAAGAACTGTTGCGGAAGATACTGCATCTGCATTTGTTGCAGAAGTTACGGCATCAACTCCCTTTGGCAGAGTCCATGAAGAGCCGATTGCAGCAGGAAAGCTTATAAATAAAAACGCCCTTCCTGTAAGAGCAGGGTTAAATACGTTGCTTCCGATTCCGCCGAACAGACCTTTTGCTATTACGACTGCAACCAGGTCTCCGCATAAAACCATCCATAAAGGGGTGGAAGGAGGAAGGACAAGGGCAAGAAGTACTCCTGATACCGCAGCAGAAAGGTTTGAAACAACAACCTTCTGTTTTGTAAGAATCTGGAACAGGGCTTCAAAAACAATACAGCCTGCTGCAGATACAAGAACTACGGCAAGGGCGTGAAGTCCGAACAGATATGTTCCGTATGCAACCTCCGGGAGCATTGCTATAAGAACACAAAGCATTATTTTCTGTGTTGAAGAGCCCAGCGTAAAATGAGGGCTGGATGAAATATGAATCTGACTCATTATTTTCTCCGGATTATTTTTTTACCATTTGTGAACGAACGATTGCTTTTCCGAGTCTGAATCTCTGGACAAGACGAATGTTTGCAGGACATACAAATGCACAGCAGCCGCATTCAATACAGTCCATGAGGCCGAATCGTTTTGCTTTGTCTATGTTGCCGGCATCAAGTTCCCGGACAATAAGAACCGGACTTAAGTGCATTGCACATGTTGAGACACATCTTCCGCAGCTTATGCACTGGTTTTCGTTTGTAAGGAATGTTTCTTTTTCCGTAAGGAAAGTAACGCCGCTGGTTCCTTTTGCTACAGGAAAATCCATACTGCTCATGGCAAAGCCCATCATCGGTCCGCCGGAAATTATTTTTACGCAGTCTTCGCTTACATTGTCAGCAGCAATCTCGCTTACAAGCGTTCCAATTGGTACCCGTACATTGCACGGAGTTTTTACTGCTCCTCCTGAAATCGTAAGGGCTCTTTCTATAAGCGGCATGCCCAGTCTGAAGGCATCGCTGATGGCACATACGGTTCCTACGTTTGAAATTATGCAGCCCGCATCTGCAGGAAGCTTTCCGCTTGGAATTTCAACTCCGAGACAGGATTCTACGATAAATTTTTCAGACCCCTGGGGATACTTTGTTTTTACGATGCAGATGTTTATATCATCTCCGTATCCTTTTGCTTCTATTTCTTTTTCAAGAAGGGGCTTTATGTAGGCTTTGTTGTCTTCAAGGGCAATGATTCCTGCTGCTCCCGTAAGACGAAGTATTATTGCAAGTCCGTCTATTACTTTTTCCGGAGTTTCCTGAAGAGTGCGTTCATCGCAGGTAAGGTATGGTTCGCATTCAGCTGCATTTACAAGAACATAAAGAATTTCCTTGTCAGCAGGAGGATTGAGTTTTATATGTGCAGGAAAACTTGCACCTCCCATTCCGACTATTCCTGCGTTTCTGATGCGTTCAAGTGCCTTTTCCGGTTCGCAGGTAAAAGGATCAAGGGGTTCCATGAAGCTGGTTCTGTTTTCTTCATCTGCTTCAATGATGATGCATGGAACCTGCATGTTGCCTGTTACAAGACAGTTCTGGATTTTCTTGACTTTTCCCGATACAGAGGAATGAACCGGACAGTTCATAGGCCTGTCGCCGTCTGCAATAATCTGTCCCCTGCTTACTGAATCTCCCGGTTTTACAAGAGGGGTATTTGGAGCTCCTCCCATTGTTACCGGTATTGTGACTGTTTTGCTGGAAGGAAAAAACGGTGTGATTGCACATCTGTTTGAAAGTTCCTTCATTTCCTGCGGATGTATTCCGCCTTTAAATGTGTGCATTTTCATAACTTTTCTATTATACATCCTTATAAATTTTTTTTCATTATAAACCTTGCTTTATTTAAGGTTAGCTAAAGCTAATTTGTTTAAGAGTAAACTTGCGTGAACTTGCCTTAACTTGACGTATTTTGTAAAAAAACTGACTTTTGGGTTTACAATGTCAAATCTTTGGTTATATTTAAAGGTATGAAAGTTGAAGTAAAAGAACTTAAGGTTTTATTGGATTATGTAGAAAACAAAATCGCAAGGCTTGAAACTTCCGGCAGTGCATCTTCTGCGGAACTTTTTGATTTGAATATTGTAGATTCTAATCTTACTTTACTTTTATCTACAATTGAGGATAAGACGGAATATGATTTGACTGACAGGCATCCTCATATAAAGAAAGCCCTGATGGAGTATCGTGATAATTTTTCTACAAAAAATGATGATACTCATCTTCTTGAGCAGATTTCTTCTTCCTGCAGAAATGCAATAAACGGTTTAAGAAAAATACAGAAGGCAGCAGCTGATACAAGCAATCCTTTTCTTGAACGGAATGTGGGTATCCGTCTTGAGTTTGCAGAAGTCCTTATAAATGAAATTGCTTCCATAAATGAACTGTCCCATAAAGAAATGCAGCAGTGGCTTCTTCAGAATGTTGATGTTGACGGAAAAATCGGAGCAAGAATTTTAGGAAGTAAAACCAGTCTCAGTAAAGCTGCCGCTGCCAGAGAAAACGGAAAAAAAGGCGGACGTCCGCCTGCAGCTGAAAAAACTTCAGCAAAGAAAGGCAGTCCTAAAAAAGCAGAAAGTAAAAAAGCAGAGTCTAAAAAGACTACGGCAAAAAAATCGGAAACAAAAAAGCCGGCTTCTAAAAAGACGGTTTCCAGAAAAACTTCAGCTGAAAAGCCTGCCGTAAAAAAGTCTTCCTCAAAAAAATCAAAATAAAAAAAAACAGGGCCGTTCGTTTTTGAACAGCCCTTTGTTCTGTATGTACGGATTTAATTCCGTCAGTACCAGATTGCAGCCTGATCTTCCCAGTCTATAAGCTCTTCCGGCTTAAAGAAAAGGTTGATTTCGCGTACTGCACTTTCATCACTGTCACTTGCGTGAATGACATTGTTTGATGTATGAACGCAGAAGTCTCCGCGTATTGTTCCCGGCTGTGCGTCAGACGGTTTTGTTGAACCGGCAAGTTTTCTGACTAAAGTAACACAGTCGTCGCCCTGCCATACCATTGCAACAACAGGTCCGCTTGTAATGTAGTCAACCAGCGGGTCATAGAAAGGCTTGCCTTTGTGTTCAGCATAATGTTCCTGTGCAAGTTCAGTGCTGATGTTCATCAGCTTTAGGCCTATAAGTTTGAGGCCTTTTTTCTCGAGGCGACTGATAACTTCGCCAACAAGCCTGCGGTTTAAGATTCCAGGCTTTAACATTGTAAAACATCTTGTACTCATAGTGGAAAAATTATGCCAAAAATCAGGTTTCTAGTCTATAAGAGTCCGGAAAATTTAGTTTTTTGCCCTGGCCCGGTATTCGCTGGAAGAGTTTTCGTAACCGGGAGTAACTCCTGTAACTTTATTTTTACCGCTTCCGCTGTCTGCCGTTATGAGCCAGCTGTTTCTGGAATTACGGATTGTAAATTCACTTTTATTTTCTTCTTCTGAAAACGCCTTTTTTATTTCTTTAAGGTTCTGTCTTGAAAAACTTCTGCCGGTTGCTGCCGTTGTTATTGCATCGGAGCAGACCGGTTCTCCTTCCCATAGTTTGCAATTGAGTATTTTCTCCGCCTCAGGTGCAAGCTTTTCTTTCCAGCCCTCAAAGGAACTTTTTGCATAATAAAGGCAGTCGTATATTTTAGAGCCGTCCCTTATCATGATAATGTCAGTATCTGCAAAAACTGTTTTTGTATTTTCTGCCCAGAAGTCTCTTGCCCTGTCGCAGGAATCAATATGGGTAGAAAGAGAAAGAGCTGTTCCTGTTTCGTTAACGGTTCCTTTTCCGTCGTCAGGACAGGAAGCTGTATTTTCCGGAGTTCTCATGTGGACTGTAATGTATTCCCCCTGAGAAACTTCTACCGGTGGAAAAACATATTTTTTTTCTTCTCCGTCGCACAGGCTGCAGATTTCAAGCCCGCTAAGGTTACCGCCTTTTAGGACGAATACTTCTGCAAATTCTGTTTTGTGAATACTGGAGCCGTTTTCTTTTACTGTGCCATAGGAATTTCGTACTTCATTTAACACAAGGACTGCCGGATTTTCATTCCAGCCTGTAAACGGAATGCTGAAAGTTACGGAGTTTCCGCTGCCGTCGGCAGCACTTCCTTCCATAACGTATGCGCAGCCGGTTTTTGTTTTTTCAGAAAATCTGATTCTGATGCAGTTTCCTTCTGTTTTTGTAAATTCTGATGCTGATATTTTTTCTTCAGGATTGTGTTTTCTGAAAATGTCAGCGTTTATTTGTGATATTTCTTTTGAGAAGGAAATTTCTGCTGATTCAGTGCCTGTCAGGGTGAATGAAGAAATCTGCGGTGTAGAAAAATCTCCTTCAAGAAAAGTAAGTCCTTCTGTTACGGAATGACATCCGGAAGGCGTAATAACCATAAGGACTGAAGATACTATGGCTGCAGAGGGCAGCAGGGTTTTGAATACTGATTGCGTGAATTTTTTCATGATTACTCCCAATGATGAAATATAGTCTGAAAGCTTTCATATATATAAATTTCATCGTTTTTTCAAAATCCACACAAAACAGAGAAAAAAGTTTTAAAAAGAAAAAGACCGCCCTGAACTGCTGTAGTGTTCCTGAATCTGAACTTTATCTGTTCTGGTTCAGGAGGAGCGTCAGAAACGGTCCCTGATGTTTTTTTAAGCTGTTAATTTATCAGTTCTTTCCTGTAAACCTGAGGGTTTCTACCATGTAACGGATGGAAGTACCCTTATCATCTTCCAGGGTTTTCTGAACTACAATGACCAGACTTTCCTTGTCTTTGCTGGTAAAAATCCTGTCGATGAGATAGGAAGTAATTCCTTTTCTTTTGAGGTCCGGAGTTCCTACCTTCCATCTGTCAAGAATGCCTCCGTCTTTTGTCGTCAGTTTTACATCGATGTAATATTTAGAGCGGACGTTTTTTCCTGAACCTTCGTATTCCGGAACCAGCTGAATTCTGTAAAATCTTTCTGCTTCGCTTTCAAAGTCCCTGAATACAATTTCATCAGTAGATTTCTTGCTGTCAGTTTCTCTCAGGTACAGAAGTTCTTCCGGCTTTGAAGGATGCGCCTTATACTTTGAACGCTTCCATTCTGTACGCTCGAGAAGGGTATTGAAAGCCTGTTTTCCGGAAGCATCCTTTGCCAGTTCTTTCGGGTCTGTTTTGTAAACTTCATTCTTTACATAATCGTTTTCTGCTACATCAACTGTGTATATTTCTGCCCATCCCTGAAAGTCTTTGTCAGTCTTGCCGTACTGTCCGAAAAGGTATGTTTTTCCGTCTTGCGAAAATCCCAGGTCTTCATAAACAGCTGCATCTCCTGCGTAAAGTGATAATGAAATCAAAGCTGCTGCTGCAATCATAAAAAATCTTTTCATATCCTAGCCTCCCGAAAAGGTCTCTCCTATGGATTATCGGCATTAAAAAAAATGACTTTATGTTTTTTTCTTCGTAAGTGCGTAAGTAAATTGCATTCTTAGAGGTTGCCTAAATGTTTTTCATGATTTATCTTTATTTATATGACTCTTAATACCCGTAACAGGATACTGATTTTTATAAACTGTATCACTATTGTTTTTTTTATTCTTAACCTCATTTTTTATTTTGTCTGTGCGGCAAAAGGCCTGATCCGCTTTCCGGATTCAAAAGTGGTCCGTGACGTATATATACTTGGTCTTAACAAACTCTTTACTCCGAGTATAACTGCAGTCTGTCTTTCAATACTTATGTTTTCTTTTGCCGCTGCTCTGGAAAGCATTTTAATCCTAAGGATTTTTGAGAAAACTCAGGCTCTTGAGGTAATATTTTTTATGGTTTTTATCTGTTCCTGTTTTGCAGAACAGAGCCGCATATTGCTTGCTGCAATGCCGTCCGTTCAGGGAAACCGGCTTACATTTGAAATAGTTACGCGTCTTGTAGTTGCTTCAAGAATACTTGCTCCTTTAAGCCTGTTTTTTTCTACGGTGTTTTTTGAATGGGACCAGCGCCAGAATATTCTGCGCAATGTTCTTATAATGGTGCTTGTTTCTGCTACCCTGGGAGTTTATTATCCTCTTAATACGGAAATAAGAACCTCCATATTAACTCTTGGCTGGGGTTTTCCTTCAGTGCTTGCAACAGTGCGCATAGTTTTTGTCCTGGGAGCTGTATCTTCCCTCATATATTATTCCGTTGTAAAAGGTTCATCAGACTATATAAGAATACTTGTGGGACTTATTGTTTTAAGTTCCGGATATTTCTTTCTGTGCGGAGCAGATAATTATGTAATATTCATAGCAGGAACTGCTCTTTTTGCATTTGGCAGTTTCCGTTACATGAAGGGGCTTCATCATCTTTATAAGTGGAGATAAAAAAACTGAAAGCAGTCAGGCGATAAAAGAGAAAAGGGCTCCCAGGGTTATGGGAATTATTATGTTGTCCATGTCTTTAAGGGGCATTACTTCGATAAGCATTCCCGTTCCGGCAATGATCAGGGCTTTTCCGCTTCCTTCAATTCCGCAGTAATAACAGACTGCCGCACAGGATATAAATATTGCCGTAAAGCAGGCAAGACTTCCGGCAACTGTCTTTCCCTGGGTAAAGGGTATCGTTACTTTTCCGAAAAGCTTTCCGCATAAACTTGCAAGTCCGTCTCCGAAGGCAAGGGCCAGAATTCCCACAGTTGAACTTACAGAATCAAAAAGAAGGGCTGTCAATATAATGCCTGTACAAAGGGTAACCGGTCCTTTTACAAATTTATTTTCATCCCGTTTTCTTGCTGCTGCAGTCGTTACTTCCGTTATAAGGGGAATGGTGTAGCCTTTGAGTCTGAGAATTTCACAGACAGAGTAAAAAATTACTGCAAGTATCAGTAGAACGATGACAGGCCTGTAAGCAAGGCTGAGAAAGAATGGAACGAAGGAACTGCAAAGATGTATTGATTTACGGAATACTTCCTTTGTAATCGTGTTGATTTTCTGTCGTGAAAGAATTCCGTTTAAGCGCCGCCTGATTGTCATTTAATCTCTTTTTCCGAAGTAAGGGTTCTTGGAATCTCCGTATAAATTTCCGGTTCGTAAACTGCATAGTCATTAATAAGATATTTTATGTTCTGCTCTGCAAGATTTGAACCTTCCATTCTTATCATTGTATCAGGATTTCTTGTAAGTGAATCCCATGCCCTGAGACTTTCCTGGAAGTTTACGATAGCCTGCCCGTTAAGTTCAGAATCACCGGTCTGTGCTGCGGTTCTGGAAAGTATTACGCCAAGGTTGTTTGTAGCTTTCATGTAAGTGTCGGCAATGTCATTCTGGTCATCCCTGGTCTGCGGGAACAGTTCTCCCCATTTTGAGCGCTGGGCATTAAGTATTTTAATAAGGCGCTCGTAATATCCTTTTGCTACATAATAGTCCGTGTTCTGGGCCAGAGTATTTGCAAGGGCCAGAAGCAGGTGAGTGTCATCAGAATTGGTTTCATGACTCTTGATGAATGAACCCAGGGCTTCCGGGTATTTCTGTTTTGAGTAGTTGATGTAGCCGATCTTGTATCTTACTTCGGAAGTGTCATATTTATTTTCTACGGCATTTATATAGTTTGTAAGAGCCGTATCATATTCCTGAGCAGTAAAATAGTTGAGGTCTGCATAATCTGCATACAGGTGGCCTGTGTTTTCATCGCTTTCAAAATTACTTGAACGGTGTTCTGTTTCATAAAGGTCGATTCCTTTTGCATACTTTTCTTCTGCAATCTGGAAGTCCCTCTGACTGGTATACTGTTCTCCTAAAAGCCGGTATGTGTTTATGAATTTGTAAGTATCCCTCTTGTTGCGTCTTTTCTGTTTTTCAAAGGCATTTTCTGCATAGGTGAGTATTCCGATGGCAGCCTTTTCATTTTTAGTTTCAA belongs to Treponema rectale and includes:
- a CDS encoding diacylglycerol/polyprenol kinase family protein; this encodes MTIRRRLNGILSRQKINTITKEVFRKSIHLCSSFVPFFLSLAYRPVIVLLILAVIFYSVCEILRLKGYTIPLITEVTTAAARKRDENKFVKGPVTLCTGIILTALLFDSVSSTVGILALAFGDGLASLCGKLFGKVTIPFTQGKTVAGSLACFTAIFISCAAVCYYCGIEGSGKALIIAGTGMLIEVMPLKDMDNIIIPITLGALFSFIA